The sequence ctgcccgcatctatcctatctattcccttcataattttatatgtttctataagatcccccctcatccttctaaattctaacgagtagtcccagtctactcaacctctcctcgtaatccaaccctttcagctctgggattaacctagtgaatctcctctgcacaccctccagtgccagtacgtcctttctcaggtaaggagaccaaaactgaacacaatactccaggtgtggcctcactaacaccttatacaattgcaacataacctccctagtcttaaactccatccctctagcaatgaaggacaaaattccattcgccttcttaatcacctgttgagaGATCGGGTAGAGATGGGGGTGAACTGTTCCCACAGGATCGAGAGCGGGAGGGACGCTGAATTGCAGTGACTGCCGTCGGAAAGGAACGGTCGTATACGCAGCGTCTCAGACCTGGTACGCACCACGTTCGAGGGATTGGGTCGGAGCTGGAGGGGGAAATATCTGCAGAGCCGCCGGGAGTGGGGCGAGCTAAGGCCGCTCTCGGAGAGAGAGCCGGACCAGACACAACCAGGCCAAATGTGCAGCgactattgtgtgtgtgtgtgtgtgtgagagagagagagatcaggagATGGATCCTGTGACTCGTGGGCTGCTTTGCTTCTATTGTTCCCTCCGTCTGATCACACTGTGCGGCCTGTGTGTTTGTTTACCCGACTGTGGGAGTGCTGATTTCATATtcccgctgtgtgtgtgtgtgtgtgtgtgtgagagagagctctGTCTGGGCGAAGTGCTGACGGCAGCTTACATCCCATCACAGAACACAGCTTTGCTTCCCGCTCCCGGTCATCCCAAACAAAGGGGGCCTTGAGAttccgctctccctccctccctccctcattttgTTCTTGACGTCCGTTCGCGCTGAACGTCCGGGCCGCCTTTCCCAGAATTCCCTCGCTCAGGAGGGCAATGCTCGCGCCGCTGTGCGCCGGAAGACTAGCGCCCCCCTGAGGGGGAGATGATGCAAAGTTCTGGCACTCAGAGATgtcgggggggtgtggaggggagcacagtggggggagggggtgcagtccTTCAGCTGTTCTGTTGTCGTGCAGGAAACGAgcgcagcaagatcccacaaagacgCCACGGTGACTGGCCACGTGGTCCGCGCCTTCCTCAAGCGCTGTcggttttccccctccccccccccccccccttcccgcgtCTCCCCAGATCAATACCGGCAACGGGACCTTTGACATCTTCCCCGCGTGAGAGCGACCGCCGCTTTAACAAAGCCGGGATCGTCTCTCGGAGCCGAGGCGGAGAACGAAGCGAGGCCTTCGAAAGCGCGAGCGGTTTGGACGGGGGGAGACgagggggcggggttctccggcgccggaatcgagctcggcgattggccggagagtcCGTGGTCACGGCGCAGTCGGGGTGGGAGTCTTTCcgctggcggtgggggggggggggattcagcgggggggggggggaatggtgggggggtgggtggtccgggggtggcgacggggtggggggggttacaggggggcactatctaacAGGCTGAGACGGCACGCGACGGCCATGTTGTATGGCAATTCTCCGcctgtacctgcaggtaaagccgggggggggATTTCGGTCGGAAGACCAGACCCTCCCTCCGGGCGCGGCGGCCCGATCGGAGAAAGCAGTCCAAGGGGTTTCCCGGTGCCGAGACGGTGGGcaaccagagggggggggggggggggggggggggggggcggagatggaaGGGATTCGGCAGAAGAAGCGGGGTCGGAGTTGAGCGGGGTCGGAGTTGAGCGGGGTGgcggaggcgggggaggggggggggcggggaagagggTGGGAGACGCGATTCGCAGCCGGGTGGGCTTGGTGAGGGAGCACGCGGTGTGTCCACCGGGACTGTCAACTTCACTGAACCAATGAATTATTGTTCAGTTGAAGAAAATACCTCAAGGGGTGTTAATCACCTGGCACGAAGCTTCAAATAACCCAGCTTCAAAATTCAGATCCAAGATTCCAAAGGCCTTTTGATCGGACGACTAATGAAAGAAGCCCCTTTGATGGTTGGGTTGTAAACTTCCTCTTTAATTAGCGGAGGACGGCGGAGGCCGATCGCAGGGTGTGATGAAAGGCAGGGAGCGTTGGATTGGGAAGGTTTGGGAGGtgttgccgaaggagccttggtgagttgttgccgTGTATATTGTAGACGgtgcacacggctgacactgggcgtgggagggggagggggtgaacactGAAGgtgccattctctgccccgctcGCTCTTCCCTCCCACTCGTCccatcctctacactgtctccattatTCGCTTCAAACCCCCCTCGTGCCACCCACACGCACCCCCCACCACGANNNNNNNNNNNNNNNNNNNNNNNNNNNNNNNNNNNNNNNNNNNNNNNNNNNNNNNNNNNNNNNNNNNNNNNNNNNNNNNNNNNNNNNNNNNNNNNNNNNNNNNNNNNNNNNNNNNNNNNNNNNNNNNNNNNNNNNNNNNNNNNNNNNNNNNNNNNNNNNNNNNNNNNNNNNNNNNNNNNNNNNNNNNNNNNNNNNNNNNNNNNNNNNNNNNNNNNNNNNNNNNNNNNNNNNNNNNNNNNNNNNNNNNNNNNNNNNNNNNNNNNNNNNNNNNNNNNNNNNNNNNNNNNNNNNNNNNNNNNNNNNNNNNNNNNNNNNNNNNNNNNNNNNNNNNNNNNNNNNNNNNNNNNNNNNNNNNNNNNNNNNNNNNNNNNNNNNNNNNNNNNNNNNNNNNNNNNNNNNNNNNNNNNNNNNNNNNNNNNNNNNNNNNNNNNNNNNNNNNNNNNNNNNNNNNNNNNNNNNNNNNNNNNNNNNNNNNNNNNNNNNNNNNNNNNNNNNNNNNNACCCCTCCCCCCTAcgcgcccctcaccccctcccccctacgcGCCCCTCACCTTTGCAAACGGTGTGCTTCTTGGTGGGCTCGTAGCCGGGGCCGCAGGTGCACTTGCCGAGCGGCACGATCCACTCGCCGTCCCCGTTGCAGTAGAGCTTGAGGGGGATGGAGACCTCCACCGCGTTGGGGATGCAGGCGCCCGGCGCAATGACCAGCGAGGTGGGCTCCGCGCCCGTCACCGTCTCGGGAAAGGAGGCGAAGCCAGCGACCATGGCGGGGCACTTCTTGAAGAACACCCGGACGGACAAGAGGGCCATGCAGGCCCCTTGATCCTGGAAGGCCAGGTAGAAGCCATTCCTCCTCAGCGGGCCTAGATTGAGGATCTTGGTGTTAGCCCGGCCCACCTTCTTGTTGGGGAAGACAGAGTCAGCCGCGACGGTGTCCACCTTGACGTAAGGATTCTCCATCCAAGCTGGTGAGCCCTGAGTGGCAGCGTCCGAATCCGATTCGTAGTAGTAGAGGTTGAACGTCTCCTTGCAGGAACCTGGCACCCCGGGAATGGAGAAACAGTCTCGCATGGTGAACTTGAGCTCCACGTAGACCCGCTGGGCACCGTGCCGAGGGATGTAGGTGGTCCGCAGCCAATTGTTCTGATTGGGCGTGCCGTATTTGCACACCTCGTACGTACGCACGGTATTCATCTCGTCGTCACTCCCACTCACCTCTTCCCACTAAAGGATgggcaaaaacaaaaacaaattcagTGCGAGGGAGGTAAACCATCTTGTCACCATCGCTCAGGTCCTCTGCAACatacgaggccattcagcccatccgccgccattcaatatgagtcCACATTATCGCCATGTCCCTTTATGTCTGTCCTAAGCGTACTGGATGATCTGGGATAGAGATTTCCGAAGATTCACTGCCCTGGGAGCGAAAGGAACTCTCCTCACCTCGCTCtcaaggtttagcacagtgggctaaacagctggcttgtaatgcagaacaaggccggcagcgcgggttcaattcccgtaccggcctcccgaaaCAGGCGCCgcaaagtggcgactagggggcttttcacagtaacttcaattggttaatcccagagctgaaggggttggattatgaagagaggttgagtagaacatagaacagtacagcacagaacaggcccttcggccctcgatgttgtgccgagcaatgatcaccctactcaaacccacgtaatcaccctatacccgtaacccaacaaccccacccccaccccccaaccttactttttaggacactacgggcaatatagcatgcccaatccacctaacccgcacatctttggactgtgggaggaaaccggagcacccggaggaaacccacgcacacatggggaggacgtgcagactccgcacagatcgtgacccaagccgggaatcgaacctgggaccctggagctgtgaagcatttatgctaaccaccatgctaccgtgctgcctgggactgtactcgttggaatttagaaggatgaggggggatattatagaaacatttaaaattatgaagggaatagataggatatatgcgggcaggttgtttctactggcgggtgaaagcagaactgggggcatagcctcaaaataaggggaagtagatttaggactgagtttaggaggaacttcttcacccaaagggttgtgaatctatggaattccctgcccagtgaagcagttgaggctccttcattacatgtttttaaggtaaagatagatagttttgtgaagaataaagggattaagggttatggtgttcgggccggaaagtggagctgagtccacaaaagatcagccatgatctcattgaatggcggagcaggctcgaggggccagatggcctactcctgctcctagttcttatgttcttatgtaagcctacttgtgacaataagcgattattattattattattatgtggattcccccttatttggaaattcTGACCCCCGGTTCgagacccccacctcctctctctccccccaagcAAGGGAAACATTTTAACTGCATCTACCCCGTCTATTCCCTTGAAAACCTTTTGTTGCTTTCAACGaaaccacctctcattcttcggaaccctatgaaatgaaatgaatgataaTCGGTTAtcgccacgagtaggcttcaaatgaagttactgtgaaaagcccctagtcgccacattccggcacctgttcggggaggctggtacgggaatcgaaccgtgctgctggcctgccttggtctgctttcaaagccagcgatttagccctggcaGTTTTCTCTCTTTCGCTGGACATCCCCGGGAACAAGTGCGGTGAACCCACTGATGGATAAATATTCCTGCTATTACCTCTGCGGCAATGGTATCCTCAAGGGGGACCCAGAGCTGTACACCGTACTCCACCGTGCGGCCAGACCACGATTTGGAGCAATTAACCCTCTGAGTTCGCCTTCGACTCTGGCCTTTTGTCTATCCCCGCGTTTAATTTCTCCACCTTCGGcagtgtttgaaatgaaatgaaaatggcttattgtcacgagtaggcttcaaatgaacttactgtgaaaagcccctagtcgccacattccggcgcctgttcggggaggctggtacgggaatcgaaccgtgctgctggcctgctttggtctgctttcaaagccagcgattagccctgtgagctaaacagcccctagtttTTGGTGGACAGGACATAATCTGGGCCATTCTCCGCATTGCCGGGCAGGTGCCAAGTGTTACAGCTGaaggttggctggggggggggggggggcaagttgtggAGCACAAGTCTctgtgggcagcgcggtagcacaagtgaacagcactgtgacttcacagcgccagggtcgattccccgctgggcggtctgtgcggagtctgcacgttctccccccccccgtgcctgcgtgggtttcctccgggtgctccggtttcctcccacagtccaggttaggtggattggccgtgataaattgccctcaagtgtccaaaatggtgaggaggggttacggggatagggtggaagtgagggttgaagcgggtcggtgcagactcgatgggccgaatggcctccttctgcaccgtacgtGCGATGCATGTTCTTTCGTAgttttgccagaatattgtcagggcccgtaGCCTTTTGCAGTAAGCAATGCCTGCAGCCCTTTCTTGATAACACacgggagtgaatcaaattggttaaggactgacatcagtgatgttGGGAATCTCTATCGAGGCCGAGCTGGACCATACACTCCatgcttctggctgaagattgcatGGAGTGGAATGCCTTTTGATGATGCCACAGAGGACGGGGAtattccagtgagttgtttaatcgtccggctggatgtggcaggacttcaGAGCTTTAGATTTGATCCGTTGTCTGTGGTGTCGATTAAGTATCCTCTTAACTGTCTCCGCTctgagggggcataggttgaaggtgtgaggggcaaggtttagagacgtacgaggcaagtcttttcacacagaggtgcctggaactcgctgccggaggaggtggtggaagccaggacgatagtgacgtttaaggggcctcttgacaaatacacgaataggatggggaatagagggatacggacctcggaagtgtagacgcttttagtttagacgggcagcatggtcggcacgggcttggagggccgaagggcctgttcctgtgctgtactgttcgttGCTCTTTGAGGCCAACTCCCGTTCTCCACCCAGACTTCAGAGGCAGCTCACCGGCAGgttctcaaggacagttagggatgggcaaaaaaatgCCGGCCGAAGTCGTGAATAAAATAAGCCCCTCGTCCCCGGGGCCCCATTCTGGTAAATCCTCTCTGCAGCCTGCCTCCCAAGGCCTTCGATATCCTCCCTCGAGTGCGGGGCCCTCCAGATttaggacacaatattccagctggggCCTAGCCAAGGACAGCTAAAGGTTCAGCCTGACTCACACGATTTCGTAACTCATTCCTCTGTTCCTAAAGCCAAGGATTGTGTGTCAGTTCCCCGAAATGTTTAtattccctcaccccccccccccctactccctaACCGGCAGCAGCAAAGGGTTCAAAGTTCAACCATGGAAAGGCTGGAAGGAGGAGGGAACTTCAAAGATGATCCGATTCTTACCCCAGACTCTGGGTACACCGTCCACTTCAGATCTGCAGTCTCCAGTCGCGTGTTCATCAATATTTCTGTGACAAGGttaaaaataaaactttttatttgcagcaaaaaaaaaatgtcagAATTCATCAAACTCAACGGCATTGTTAAACCAGGCGTACTCTGCAAGACTTCAATATTTCTCACAGCCAAGTCATTCCCTAAAGAGTTCAGTGGAGTGACTGCCCTTCACCCACGCTGTGAAAACTCCAAGGATCAATGAACGAGGAGACCCCTATTTAATCAtaagacattcggcccatcaagtctgctccaccattcgatcatggctgatatttttctcatccccattctcctgccttctccccataacccctgatccccttattaatcaagaacctatctatctctgccttaaagactcagcgatttggcctccacagccttctgcggcaaagtgttccacagattcacccccctctggctgaagaaattcctcctcatccctgttttaaaggatcctcccttcagtctgagattgtgtcctctggttctagtttctcctacaagtggaaacatcctctccacgtccactctatccaggcctcgcagtatcctgtaagtttcaataagatcccccctcatcctcctaaactccaacgagtacagacccagagtcctcaaccgttccccatacgacaagctcctcattccagggatcattcttgtgaacctcctctggaccctttccaaggcccagcacatccttccttagatacggggcccaaaaactgctcacaatactccaaatggggtctgaccagagccttatacagcctcagaagtacatccctgctcttgtattctagccctctcgatatgaatgctaacattgcatttgccttcctaactgccgactgaacctacacgttaaccttaagagaatcttgaacaaggactctcaagtccctttgtgcttctgatttcctaagcatttccctcatttagaaaatagtcaatgtttccattcctccttcctcacacttttcccatattgtattccatctgccacttctttgcccactctcctagcctgtccaagtccttctgcagcccccctgcttcctcaatactacctgtccctctacagatctttgtatttaataacatagaacataaaacagtacagcacagaacaggcccttcggccctcgatgttgtgccgagcaatgatcaccctactcaaacccacgtatccaccctatacccgtaacccaacaaccccccccttaaccttactttttaggacactacgggcaatttagcatggccaatccacctaacccgcacatctttggactgtgggaggaaaccggagcacccggaggaaacccacgcacacacggggaggacgtgcagactccgcacagacagtgacccagccgggaaccgaacctgggaccctggagctgtgaagcatttatgctaaccaccatactaccatgctgccccctcacgGTTCATTGGAtcgtaacctcaaatctgcacccCCTGTACCCCTCCACCCCAATTATGACCTTttaccctgataacctttcaccccttgtgaatcga comes from Scyliorhinus canicula chromosome 29, sScyCan1.1, whole genome shotgun sequence and encodes:
- the LOC119958306 gene encoding ephrin type-B receptor 3-like encodes the protein MNSDIFFLLQIKSFIFNLVTEILMNTRLETADLKWTVYPESGWEEVSGSDDEMNTVRTYEVCKYGTPNQNNWLRTTYIPRHGAQRVYVELKFTMRDCFSIPGVPGSCKETFNLYYYESDSDAATQGSPAWMENPYVKVDTVAADSVFPNKKVGRANTKILNLGPLRRNGFYLAFQDQGACMALLSVRVFFKKCPAMVAGFASFPETVTGAEPTSLVIAPGACIPNAVEVSIPLKLYCNGDGEWIVPLGKCTCGPGYEPTKKHTVCKANLDVYAATVTDFISKRVEDRVPKKTIRVFPNRKLWLKHKGSTPCWSSRLEAFKSDDPDRHKKSGYEVRKAIRDELNRFYARH